One Candidatus Methylomirabilis sp. genomic window carries:
- a CDS encoding DUF4321 domain-containing protein, translating to MIRRPGSTVGLVVLLVVGALVGALLGEVIRILFPGGILEQLFSRGVSPGLSAATLDLRVVSVTFGFTLRLNLASLLGIALALYVYRRL from the coding sequence TTGATCAGACGACCCGGTAGCACGGTCGGCCTCGTCGTTCTCCTGGTCGTGGGCGCATTGGTCGGAGCCCTCCTGGGGGAGGTTATCCGGATTCTCTTCCCCGGCGGGATTCTGGAGCAGCTCTTCTCCCGAGGCGTGAGCCCGGGCCTCTCCGCGGCCACGCTGGATCTCCGGGTCGTCTCGGTCACCTTCGGCTTCACCCTCCGGCTGAACCTGGCGAGCCTCCTCGGGATCGCCCTGGCCCTATACGTCTACCGGAGACTGTAG
- a CDS encoding MraY family glycosyltransferase — MAYLTPLVGPFVTALLLTLCLTPPLRALARRGGAMDRPSPRKLHARPVPLLGGVALYVAIGGAAAFFAPPASGLLGLVAGATLLFLGGLWDDTRGLRPRTKLLLQVLAALLALAGGVSISFLPHPLLNWGVTALWLVTITNAVNLLDNMDGLSAGVAAISGGTFALLAARYAELGPEQLPTAVAGAAIAGACLGFLRHNLYHASIFMGDAGSQPLGFLLAGLAAYGSWRSPTLPTSLLIPFLVLAYPIFDTSLVVLLRWRQGRPITVGGKDHSSHRLVRLGLGRTETVLLIYLFALTHALTAALVTSVTLRLALVALAISAAVLFIFGMVLRKADVYGGGRKATTPAKEGIPVDQTTR, encoded by the coding sequence GTGGCCTACCTCACGCCCCTCGTCGGCCCCTTTGTGACGGCCCTCCTCCTGACCCTCTGCCTCACCCCCCCCCTCCGGGCCCTCGCGCGCCGGGGCGGCGCGATGGATCGGCCCTCGCCGCGGAAGCTCCATGCGCGGCCGGTCCCGCTCCTGGGAGGGGTGGCCCTCTACGTCGCCATCGGGGGGGCAGCCGCGTTCTTCGCCCCGCCGGCCTCGGGGCTCCTCGGCCTGGTCGCCGGCGCCACCCTCCTCTTTCTCGGGGGCCTCTGGGACGACACCCGGGGGCTGCGCCCGCGAACCAAGCTCCTCCTCCAGGTGCTGGCTGCCCTGTTGGCGCTGGCCGGGGGAGTCTCGATCAGTTTCCTCCCCCACCCCCTCCTGAACTGGGGCGTGACGGCCCTCTGGCTGGTCACGATCACGAACGCCGTCAACCTCCTCGACAACATGGACGGCCTCTCGGCCGGCGTCGCCGCCATCAGCGGCGGCACCTTCGCCCTCCTGGCCGCCCGGTACGCTGAGCTGGGCCCCGAGCAGCTCCCGACGGCGGTCGCGGGCGCGGCGATCGCCGGGGCCTGCCTGGGGTTCCTCCGGCACAACCTCTACCACGCGTCGATCTTCATGGGCGACGCCGGCTCCCAGCCCCTCGGGTTCCTCCTGGCCGGGCTGGCCGCGTATGGGTCCTGGCGGAGCCCCACCCTCCCCACGTCCCTCCTGATCCCGTTCCTGGTCCTCGCGTATCCCATCTTCGACACGAGCCTGGTGGTCCTCCTCCGCTGGCGGCAGGGCCGGCCCATCACGGTGGGCGGGAAGGACCATTCCTCCCACCGCCTGGTCCGGCTGGGGCTCGGGCGAACCGAGACCGTGCTCCTCATCTACCTCTTCGCCCTGACCCACGCCCTCACGGCCGCCCTCGTCACGTCCGTCACCCTGCGCCTGGCGCTGGTCGCGCTGGCCATCAGCGCTGCGGTCCTCTTCATCTTCGGCATGGTCCTGCGGAAGGCAGACGTCTACGGCGGAGGGCGGAAGGCCACCACCCCCGCGAAGGAGGGGATCCCCGTTGATCAGACGACCCGGTAG
- a CDS encoding nucleotide sugar dehydrogenase, which produces MDFLEKIRDRSVTVGMIGLGYVGLPFAVEFARAGVRVVGIDVDREKVERVRRGESYIPDVPSATLQGVVQAGRLTAHPEYAPLREADAAFICVPTPFTRAKSPDISYIEAAARALTGVLHRDMLVVLQSTTYPGTTEEVVQPILEQSGLKGGRDFSLAFSPERIDPGNKAFGARNTPKVVGGVTPADSARAAALFSLIIDPEHIHIVSGPRAAEMCKLLENTFRSVNIALVNELAKLCDRMGLDIWEVIEAAATKPFGFMPFFPGVGVGGHCIPVDPYYLSWKAREYNFYTKFIELAAEVNQSMPYYTVHRLARALNERGKPLKGARILVLGAAFKRDIDDCRNSAALEVLTILAQSGTAVCYNDPHVPKLAPGEHGLPAGLPALESRPLTPELLAEMDCVLIAVRHGSYDIPWILRHSRLVFDAQNATRGLGEGREKIVRL; this is translated from the coding sequence ATGGACTTCCTGGAGAAAATCCGGGACCGGTCGGTGACGGTGGGGATGATCGGCCTGGGGTACGTGGGGCTCCCCTTCGCCGTGGAGTTCGCCCGGGCCGGGGTCCGGGTGGTCGGGATCGACGTGGACCGGGAAAAGGTGGAGCGGGTCCGGCGCGGGGAGTCCTACATCCCCGACGTCCCGTCCGCGACGCTGCAGGGGGTGGTCCAGGCCGGCCGGCTGACCGCGCACCCCGAGTACGCTCCGCTCCGGGAGGCGGATGCCGCCTTCATCTGCGTCCCGACCCCCTTCACCCGCGCCAAGTCCCCCGACATCTCCTACATCGAGGCGGCGGCCCGCGCGCTCACCGGCGTCCTGCACCGGGACATGCTGGTGGTCCTGCAGAGCACCACCTACCCGGGGACTACCGAGGAGGTGGTCCAGCCGATCCTCGAGCAGAGCGGCCTGAAGGGGGGGCGGGACTTCTCCCTCGCCTTCTCGCCGGAGCGGATCGATCCGGGCAACAAGGCCTTCGGGGCGCGCAACACTCCCAAGGTGGTAGGGGGGGTGACCCCTGCCGACTCGGCGCGAGCGGCGGCCCTCTTCAGCCTCATCATCGACCCCGAGCACATCCACATCGTCTCGGGGCCCCGGGCGGCGGAGATGTGCAAGCTCCTGGAGAACACCTTCCGCTCCGTCAACATCGCCCTGGTGAACGAGCTCGCGAAGCTCTGCGACCGGATGGGGCTCGACATCTGGGAGGTCATCGAGGCGGCCGCCACGAAGCCGTTCGGGTTCATGCCCTTCTTCCCCGGGGTCGGGGTGGGGGGGCACTGCATCCCCGTGGACCCCTACTACCTCTCCTGGAAGGCCCGCGAGTACAACTTCTACACCAAGTTCATCGAGCTGGCCGCCGAGGTCAACCAGTCGATGCCCTACTACACCGTCCACCGCCTCGCCCGGGCCCTGAACGAACGGGGCAAGCCCCTGAAGGGGGCGCGGATCCTCGTGCTGGGAGCCGCTTTCAAGCGGGACATCGACGACTGCCGCAACTCCGCCGCCCTGGAGGTCCTGACCATCCTCGCCCAGAGCGGGACCGCGGTCTGCTACAACGACCCGCACGTCCCGAAGCTGGCGCCGGGGGAGCATGGGCTGCCGGCCGGCCTGCCGGCCCTCGAGTCCCGGCCCCTCACCCCGGAGCTGCTCGCCGAGATGGACTGCGTCCTCATCGCCGTTCGGCACGGCAGCTACGACATCCCGTGGATCCTCCGACACAGCCGACTCGTCTTCGACGCCCAGAACGCGACCCGCGGCCTCGGCGAGGGACGCGAAAAGATAGTGAGGCTCTAA
- a CDS encoding NAD-dependent epimerase/dehydratase family protein, which yields MRILVTGGAGYIGSHLVDHLLAQGHEVVVLDNLFTGNIANLAPHLEHPRFRFVNDSVLNEALVEELVQGSALVCHLAAAVGVRHIVADPLSALLTNVRGTELVLHAAYKHWRKVLLASTSEIYGKAQKVPFEETDDRVLGATEIHRWSYSTAKAVDEHLAFAYADKGLPVAIVRYFNSYGERLDPRGYGSVIATFIRQALAGEPITVHGDGQQTRSFTYISDTIQGTLLAAEVRAGEGQVFNIGSPLEIAIGELARLVKRLTGSASPIVTVPYEAVYGPGFEDTRRRLPSIARAQRVLGYAPKVSLEDGLKRTIAWWQEHSRP from the coding sequence ATGCGAATCCTGGTGACGGGGGGGGCGGGTTACATCGGCTCCCACCTGGTGGACCACCTCCTGGCCCAGGGGCACGAGGTGGTGGTGCTGGACAATCTCTTCACGGGCAACATCGCCAATCTCGCCCCCCACCTGGAGCACCCCCGCTTCCGCTTCGTCAACGACAGCGTCCTCAACGAAGCGCTGGTCGAGGAGCTGGTCCAGGGTTCGGCCCTCGTCTGTCACCTGGCGGCCGCGGTCGGGGTGCGCCACATCGTGGCCGACCCGCTGAGCGCCCTCCTCACGAACGTCCGGGGGACGGAGCTGGTCCTCCACGCCGCCTACAAGCACTGGCGCAAGGTGCTCCTGGCCTCCACCTCCGAGATCTACGGCAAGGCCCAGAAGGTCCCCTTCGAGGAGACGGACGACCGGGTGCTGGGGGCGACCGAAATCCACCGGTGGTCCTACTCGACGGCCAAGGCGGTGGACGAGCACTTGGCCTTCGCGTACGCCGACAAGGGCCTGCCGGTCGCCATCGTCCGCTATTTCAACTCCTACGGGGAGCGGCTGGACCCCCGGGGGTACGGGAGTGTCATCGCCACCTTCATCCGGCAGGCCCTGGCGGGAGAGCCGATCACGGTCCACGGGGACGGGCAGCAGACCCGCTCCTTCACCTACATCAGCGACACGATCCAGGGGACGCTCCTGGCGGCAGAGGTCCGGGCCGGAGAGGGACAGGTCTTCAACATCGGCAGCCCCCTGGAGATCGCCATCGGCGAGCTGGCCCGCCTCGTCAAGCGGCTGACCGGATCCGCCTCACCGATCGTCACGGTCCCCTACGAGGCGGTGTACGGCCCGGGCTTCGAGGATACGCGGCGCCGCCTCCCCTCCATCGCCCGGGCGCAGCGGGTCCTGGGGTACGCCCCGAAGGTCTCCCTGGAGGACGGGCTGAAGCGGACCATCGCCTGGTGGCAGGAGCATTCCCGGCCCTGA